A DNA window from Arachis duranensis cultivar V14167 chromosome 3, aradu.V14167.gnm2.J7QH, whole genome shotgun sequence contains the following coding sequences:
- the LOC107478384 gene encoding cyclic nucleotide-gated ion channel 17 isoform X1 → MELKKGKLVRFYSDGKKQKEPLWRATEPPTHEKSSSGYKVASSSLHKASNVFPSGKNIFAETFRSRGSKVFPEDHEPWSKIILDPGSEIVLKWNRIFIVSCLVALFIDPLYFYLPSVRGNTMSACVRTDLTLRIIVTFLRTIADIFYLLHLIIKFRTAYIAPSSRVFGRGELVMDPKKIARRYIRSDFFIDVIATLPLPQMVIWFIIPATRSPQTDHKNNALALIVLLQYVPRLYLIFPLSSQIIKATGVVTKTAWGGAAYNLLLYMLASHVLGASWYLLSVDRYTTCWKSICKKEPSPEKCFSYLDCSFTNNMQRRIWANTTNVFNRCDPNNDIDFKFGIFESAVKKQVVSSNFIPKYFYCLWWGLQQLSSYGQNLDTSTFIGETSFAILIAIMGLVLFSHLIGNMQTYLQSITIRLEEWRLKRRDTEEWMRHRQLPEDLRSRVRRFVQYKWLATRGVDEETILRALPADLRRDIQRHLCLDLVRRVPFFSQMDDQLLDAICERLVSSLSTLGTYIVREGDPVTEMLFIIRGRLDSSTTNGGRTGFFNSIILRPGDFCGEELLSWALLPRSTTNLPSSTRTVKALSEVEAFALRAEDLKFVANQFRRLHSKKLQHTFRFYSHHWRTWAACFIQAAWRRYKKRMSAKDLSLRESIPLDETAVSERVDDEEEYPAVSNSSQTKLNLGVTILASRFAANTRRGALKIKDDLPKLPKPEEPDFSTEADD, encoded by the exons ATGGAGCTCAAAAAGGGAAAGCTTGTCAG GTTTTACTCGGACGGTAAAAAGCAGAAAGAACCATTGTGGAGAGCAACTGAACCACCAACACATGAGAAGTCATCCTCTGGATACAAGGTTGCCTCGTCTTCCTTGCATAAAGCTAGCAATGTATTTCCATCAGGAAAGAATATATTTGCCGAAACATTTAGAAGTCGAGGATCTAAGGTATTCCCCGAAGATCATGAGCCATGGAGCAAAATAATTCTTGACCCGGGCAGTGAGATTGTCCTGAAATGGAACCGGATTTTCATAGTTTCATGCTTGGTTGCTCTTTTTATTGATCCACTTTACTTCTATTTGCCTAGTGTCAGAGGGAATACAATGTCTGCGTGTGTGCGGACAGACCTAACATTACGGATTATTGTGACCTTTCTTCGGACTATTGCTGACATCTTTTATCTGTTGCACCTAATAATTAAGTTCAGAACAGCATATATCGCACCGAGTTCACGGGTTTTTGGCAGGGGTGAACTAGTCATGGACCCAAAGAAAATTGCAAGGAGATATATTAGATCTGATTTCTTCATTGACGTTATTGCCACACTACCTCTACCACAG ATGGTCATCTGGTTTATTATACCAGCAACAAGAAGCCCTCAGACTGATCATAAGAATAATGCTCTGGCATTGATTGTTTTGCTTCAATATGTTCCGAGATTATATTTGATCTTTCCATTAAGTTCTCAAATAATCAAGGCAACAGGAGTGGTTACAAAGACTGCCTGGGGAGGAGCTGCATATAATCTGCTATTGTATATGTTGGCTAGTCAT GTTTTAGGGGCATCATGGTACCTTTTGTCTGTGGATCGGTATACTACATGCTGGAAATCAATTTGCAAAAAAGAACCTAGTCCTGAGAAATGCTTCAGTTACCTGGACTGCAGTTTTACTAATAACATGCAGCGTAGGATATGGGCAAATACTACAAATGTGTTTAACAGATGTGATCCCAATAATGATATTGATTTCAAGTTTGGAATATTTGAAAGTGCTGTGAAAAAGCAAGTGGTCTCTTCAAACTTCATCCCAAAATACTTTTATTGTTTGTGGTGGGGGTTGCAGCAGTTAAG TTCTTATGGGCAGAACCTAGACACAAGCACTTTCATTGGAGAAACATCCTTTGCTATTCTTATTGCGATCATGGGTCTTGTATTATTTTCCCATTTGATTGGGAACATGCAG ACATATTTGCAATCAATTACTATAAGGCTTGAGGAGTGGAGACTTAAGCGAAGAGACACAGAGGAATGGATGAGGCATCGCCAGCTCCCTGAAGATTTAAGAAGCCGTGTTAGACGATTTGTTCAATATAAATGGCTTGCAACTCGTGGAGTTGATGAAGAAACCATTCTACGTGCATTACCTGCAGATCTTCGCCGCGATATCCAGCGCCACCTATGCTTAGACCTTGTTCGGCGA gTTCCATTCTTCTCACAGATGGATGATCAACTTCTTGATGCAATATGTGAGCGGCTGGTATCATCTCTCAGCACTCTAGGTACCTACATTGTTCGCGAGGGAGACCCTGTTACTGAAATGCTCTTCATTATCAGAGGTAGATTGGATAGTTCTACTACAAAtggtggccgaaccggtttctTCAACTCAATCATACTGAGGCCTGGGGATTTTTGTGGTGAGGAACTACTTTCTTGGGCTTTACTACCAAGATCAACCACAAACTTACCATCCTCAACTAGGACAGTTAAAGCCCTAAGcgaggtagaagcttttgctCTTCGAGCGGAGGACCTCAAGTTTGTAGCTAATCAATTTAGGCGCCTCCACAGTAAGAAGCTGCAGCACACCTTCCGATTTTACTCCCACCACTGGAGAACTTGGGCAGCCTGCTTTATTCAGGCTGCTTGGCGACGGTACAAGAAAAGGATGTCTGCCAAAGACCTCAGTTTGAGGGAATCCATTCCTTTAGATGAGACGGCGGTCAGTGAGCGAGTAGACGATGAAGAGGAATACCCTGCCGTCTCGAATTCATCTCAGACTAAATTGAACCTTGGGGTAACAATACTTGCTTCAAGGTTCGCGGCTAACACAAGAAGGGGTGCTTTGAAGATAAAAGATGACCTGCCTAAGTTACCGAAACCCGAAGAACCTGACTTTTCTACCGAAGCTGACGATTAG
- the LOC107478384 gene encoding cyclic nucleotide-gated ion channel 17 isoform X2, which yields MELKKGKLVRFYSDGKKQKEPLWRATEPPTHEKSSSGYKVASSSLHKASNVFPSGKNIFAETFRSRGSKVFPEDHEPWSKIILDPGSEIVLKWNRIFIVSCLVALFIDPLYFYLPSVRGNTMSACVRTDLTLRIIVTFLRTIADIFYLLHLIIKFRTAYIAPSSRVFGRGELVMDPKKIARRYIRSDFFIDVIATLPLPQVLGASWYLLSVDRYTTCWKSICKKEPSPEKCFSYLDCSFTNNMQRRIWANTTNVFNRCDPNNDIDFKFGIFESAVKKQVVSSNFIPKYFYCLWWGLQQLSSYGQNLDTSTFIGETSFAILIAIMGLVLFSHLIGNMQTYLQSITIRLEEWRLKRRDTEEWMRHRQLPEDLRSRVRRFVQYKWLATRGVDEETILRALPADLRRDIQRHLCLDLVRRVPFFSQMDDQLLDAICERLVSSLSTLGTYIVREGDPVTEMLFIIRGRLDSSTTNGGRTGFFNSIILRPGDFCGEELLSWALLPRSTTNLPSSTRTVKALSEVEAFALRAEDLKFVANQFRRLHSKKLQHTFRFYSHHWRTWAACFIQAAWRRYKKRMSAKDLSLRESIPLDETAVSERVDDEEEYPAVSNSSQTKLNLGVTILASRFAANTRRGALKIKDDLPKLPKPEEPDFSTEADD from the exons ATGGAGCTCAAAAAGGGAAAGCTTGTCAG GTTTTACTCGGACGGTAAAAAGCAGAAAGAACCATTGTGGAGAGCAACTGAACCACCAACACATGAGAAGTCATCCTCTGGATACAAGGTTGCCTCGTCTTCCTTGCATAAAGCTAGCAATGTATTTCCATCAGGAAAGAATATATTTGCCGAAACATTTAGAAGTCGAGGATCTAAGGTATTCCCCGAAGATCATGAGCCATGGAGCAAAATAATTCTTGACCCGGGCAGTGAGATTGTCCTGAAATGGAACCGGATTTTCATAGTTTCATGCTTGGTTGCTCTTTTTATTGATCCACTTTACTTCTATTTGCCTAGTGTCAGAGGGAATACAATGTCTGCGTGTGTGCGGACAGACCTAACATTACGGATTATTGTGACCTTTCTTCGGACTATTGCTGACATCTTTTATCTGTTGCACCTAATAATTAAGTTCAGAACAGCATATATCGCACCGAGTTCACGGGTTTTTGGCAGGGGTGAACTAGTCATGGACCCAAAGAAAATTGCAAGGAGATATATTAGATCTGATTTCTTCATTGACGTTATTGCCACACTACCTCTACCACAG GTTTTAGGGGCATCATGGTACCTTTTGTCTGTGGATCGGTATACTACATGCTGGAAATCAATTTGCAAAAAAGAACCTAGTCCTGAGAAATGCTTCAGTTACCTGGACTGCAGTTTTACTAATAACATGCAGCGTAGGATATGGGCAAATACTACAAATGTGTTTAACAGATGTGATCCCAATAATGATATTGATTTCAAGTTTGGAATATTTGAAAGTGCTGTGAAAAAGCAAGTGGTCTCTTCAAACTTCATCCCAAAATACTTTTATTGTTTGTGGTGGGGGTTGCAGCAGTTAAG TTCTTATGGGCAGAACCTAGACACAAGCACTTTCATTGGAGAAACATCCTTTGCTATTCTTATTGCGATCATGGGTCTTGTATTATTTTCCCATTTGATTGGGAACATGCAG ACATATTTGCAATCAATTACTATAAGGCTTGAGGAGTGGAGACTTAAGCGAAGAGACACAGAGGAATGGATGAGGCATCGCCAGCTCCCTGAAGATTTAAGAAGCCGTGTTAGACGATTTGTTCAATATAAATGGCTTGCAACTCGTGGAGTTGATGAAGAAACCATTCTACGTGCATTACCTGCAGATCTTCGCCGCGATATCCAGCGCCACCTATGCTTAGACCTTGTTCGGCGA gTTCCATTCTTCTCACAGATGGATGATCAACTTCTTGATGCAATATGTGAGCGGCTGGTATCATCTCTCAGCACTCTAGGTACCTACATTGTTCGCGAGGGAGACCCTGTTACTGAAATGCTCTTCATTATCAGAGGTAGATTGGATAGTTCTACTACAAAtggtggccgaaccggtttctTCAACTCAATCATACTGAGGCCTGGGGATTTTTGTGGTGAGGAACTACTTTCTTGGGCTTTACTACCAAGATCAACCACAAACTTACCATCCTCAACTAGGACAGTTAAAGCCCTAAGcgaggtagaagcttttgctCTTCGAGCGGAGGACCTCAAGTTTGTAGCTAATCAATTTAGGCGCCTCCACAGTAAGAAGCTGCAGCACACCTTCCGATTTTACTCCCACCACTGGAGAACTTGGGCAGCCTGCTTTATTCAGGCTGCTTGGCGACGGTACAAGAAAAGGATGTCTGCCAAAGACCTCAGTTTGAGGGAATCCATTCCTTTAGATGAGACGGCGGTCAGTGAGCGAGTAGACGATGAAGAGGAATACCCTGCCGTCTCGAATTCATCTCAGACTAAATTGAACCTTGGGGTAACAATACTTGCTTCAAGGTTCGCGGCTAACACAAGAAGGGGTGCTTTGAAGATAAAAGATGACCTGCCTAAGTTACCGAAACCCGAAGAACCTGACTTTTCTACCGAAGCTGACGATTAG
- the LOC107478383 gene encoding preprotein translocase subunit SECY, chloroplastic isoform X2, with the protein MLITVRDASFSSPLCSWHRRFSTKLKYSIFRASFSVQRTPNTTLTWNPSYDASNFDPLGINPDLSSRLNSTWENVVSLFSQTFESASSTDKEKPNSSRGIAAAIEDSSIDFGDFFKGPLPGKFLKLLGFLALSRLGVYIPLGGVNREAFVGNLDQNSLLSTLDSFSGGGIGRLGICSLGIVPFINAQIVFQLLAQVYPKLQDLQKREGEAGRKKVLQYTRYASVGFAIVQAIGQVLFLRPYVNDFSTEWVLSSIILLTLGSVFTTYIGERITDLKLGNGTSLLIFTNIISYLPASFGRTIAQAFNDANYIGLATIIVSFFLLVVGIVYVQEAERKIPLNYASRFTSKTRGLEKSAYLPFKVNSSGVMPIIFSTSSLALPGTLARFTGLNALKQTAVALNPGGSFYVLFNILLIAFFNYYYTFLQLDPDDVSEQLKRQGASIPLVRPGRSTAAFIKTVLSRISVLGSTFLAILAAGPAVVEQTTHLTAFRGFAGTSILILVGCATDTARKVQAEIISQKYKNIEFYDFDKY; encoded by the exons ATGTTGATAACGGTCAGGGAtgcttccttttcttctccACTCTGTTCTTGGCACCGTCGTTTCAGCACAAAACTCAAATATTCAATTTTCCGAGCGAGTTTTTCTGTCCAGAGGACACCCAACACTACCCTCACATGGAATCCCAG CTATGATGCATCGAATTTCGATCCCTTGGGTATTAACCCGGATTTATCTTCCCGGTTAAATTCTACTTGGGAGAATGTAGTCTCCTTGTTTTCGCAAACTTTTGAGAGTGCTTCAAGTACAGACAAGGAAAAGCCTAATTCTTCACGAGGAATAGCAG CTGCTATAGAGGATAGTTCAATTGATTTTGGAGATTTCTTTAAAGGTCCATTGCCAGGAAAGTTTCTCAAGCTTTTAGGGTTTCTTGCCTTGTCACGTCTTGGTGTGTATATTCCTCTAGGTGGGGTTAATAGGGAGGCTTTTGTTGGAAATTTAGATCAGAATAGTTTGTTAAGCACTCTGGACTCGTTTTCTGGAGGCGGTATTGGTAGGCTTGGGATATGTTCCCTTGGTATTGTTCCCTTCATCAATGCACAAATTGTTTTCCAGCTTCTTGCACAGGTATATCCAAAGTTGCAAGATCTTCAGAAAAGAGAAGGTGAGGCTGGAAGAAAGAAAGTTCTTCAATACACTCGATATGCCTCAGTTGGATTTGCAATTGTACAG GCAATTGGCCAAGTCCTCTTTTTACGTCCTTATGTGAATGACTTTAGTACCGAGTGGGTTCTTTCATCTATTATCTTGTTGACTCTTGGCTCTGTGTTTACAACATACATCGGTGAACGAATCACAGACCTAAAACTCGGCAATGGCACCTCTCTTTTGATATTTACAAACATTATCTCTTACTTGCCAGCTTCTTTTGGTCGAACAATTGCACAGGCATTTAACGATGCTAATTATATTGGACTTGCTACCATCATTGTGTCCTTCTTTTTGTTGGTAGTTGGTATTGTCTATGTTCAG GAAGCAGAGAGAAAAATTCCTCTTAACTATGCTTCAAGATTCACTAGCAAAACCAGAGGACTTGAAAAATCTGCCTACTTACCCTTTAAG GTAAATAGTTCTGGGGTAATGCCCATCATATTCTCTACATCATCATTAGCTCTTCCCGGTACTTTAGCACGCTTCACTGGTTTGAATGCATTGAAGCAAACTGCAGTAGCTTTGAACCCAGGGG GCTCCTTCTATGTTCTATTTAACATACTTTTGATTGCCTTCTTCAATTACTATTACACCTTCCTACAATTGGATCCTGATGATGTGAGTGAGCAATTGAAACGACAAGGTGCTTCAATTCCACTTGTCAGACCTGGCAGAAGTACAGCTGCATTTATCAAAACA GTTCTTAGTCGAATATCAGTTCTGGGTTCAACGTTTCTGGCTATTTTGGCTGCTGGTCCAGCAGTTGTTGAGCAGACAACGCACTTGACTGCATTCAGGGGATTTGCAGGAACGTCGATTCTTATTCTTGTTGGTTGCGCAACAGATACGGCTAGAAAAGTTCAAGCTGAGATCATATCTCAGAAgtacaagaacatagaattctaTGATTTCGACAAGTACTGA
- the LOC107478383 gene encoding preprotein translocase subunit SECY, chloroplastic isoform X1 — MLITVRDASFSSPLCSWHRRFSTKLKYSIFRASFSVQRTPNTTLTWNPRHVSTCYDASNFDPLGINPDLSSRLNSTWENVVSLFSQTFESASSTDKEKPNSSRGIAAAIEDSSIDFGDFFKGPLPGKFLKLLGFLALSRLGVYIPLGGVNREAFVGNLDQNSLLSTLDSFSGGGIGRLGICSLGIVPFINAQIVFQLLAQVYPKLQDLQKREGEAGRKKVLQYTRYASVGFAIVQAIGQVLFLRPYVNDFSTEWVLSSIILLTLGSVFTTYIGERITDLKLGNGTSLLIFTNIISYLPASFGRTIAQAFNDANYIGLATIIVSFFLLVVGIVYVQEAERKIPLNYASRFTSKTRGLEKSAYLPFKVNSSGVMPIIFSTSSLALPGTLARFTGLNALKQTAVALNPGGSFYVLFNILLIAFFNYYYTFLQLDPDDVSEQLKRQGASIPLVRPGRSTAAFIKTVLSRISVLGSTFLAILAAGPAVVEQTTHLTAFRGFAGTSILILVGCATDTARKVQAEIISQKYKNIEFYDFDKY, encoded by the exons ATGTTGATAACGGTCAGGGAtgcttccttttcttctccACTCTGTTCTTGGCACCGTCGTTTCAGCACAAAACTCAAATATTCAATTTTCCGAGCGAGTTTTTCTGTCCAGAGGACACCCAACACTACCCTCACATGGAATCCCAGGCATGTCTCCACCTG CTATGATGCATCGAATTTCGATCCCTTGGGTATTAACCCGGATTTATCTTCCCGGTTAAATTCTACTTGGGAGAATGTAGTCTCCTTGTTTTCGCAAACTTTTGAGAGTGCTTCAAGTACAGACAAGGAAAAGCCTAATTCTTCACGAGGAATAGCAG CTGCTATAGAGGATAGTTCAATTGATTTTGGAGATTTCTTTAAAGGTCCATTGCCAGGAAAGTTTCTCAAGCTTTTAGGGTTTCTTGCCTTGTCACGTCTTGGTGTGTATATTCCTCTAGGTGGGGTTAATAGGGAGGCTTTTGTTGGAAATTTAGATCAGAATAGTTTGTTAAGCACTCTGGACTCGTTTTCTGGAGGCGGTATTGGTAGGCTTGGGATATGTTCCCTTGGTATTGTTCCCTTCATCAATGCACAAATTGTTTTCCAGCTTCTTGCACAGGTATATCCAAAGTTGCAAGATCTTCAGAAAAGAGAAGGTGAGGCTGGAAGAAAGAAAGTTCTTCAATACACTCGATATGCCTCAGTTGGATTTGCAATTGTACAG GCAATTGGCCAAGTCCTCTTTTTACGTCCTTATGTGAATGACTTTAGTACCGAGTGGGTTCTTTCATCTATTATCTTGTTGACTCTTGGCTCTGTGTTTACAACATACATCGGTGAACGAATCACAGACCTAAAACTCGGCAATGGCACCTCTCTTTTGATATTTACAAACATTATCTCTTACTTGCCAGCTTCTTTTGGTCGAACAATTGCACAGGCATTTAACGATGCTAATTATATTGGACTTGCTACCATCATTGTGTCCTTCTTTTTGTTGGTAGTTGGTATTGTCTATGTTCAG GAAGCAGAGAGAAAAATTCCTCTTAACTATGCTTCAAGATTCACTAGCAAAACCAGAGGACTTGAAAAATCTGCCTACTTACCCTTTAAG GTAAATAGTTCTGGGGTAATGCCCATCATATTCTCTACATCATCATTAGCTCTTCCCGGTACTTTAGCACGCTTCACTGGTTTGAATGCATTGAAGCAAACTGCAGTAGCTTTGAACCCAGGGG GCTCCTTCTATGTTCTATTTAACATACTTTTGATTGCCTTCTTCAATTACTATTACACCTTCCTACAATTGGATCCTGATGATGTGAGTGAGCAATTGAAACGACAAGGTGCTTCAATTCCACTTGTCAGACCTGGCAGAAGTACAGCTGCATTTATCAAAACA GTTCTTAGTCGAATATCAGTTCTGGGTTCAACGTTTCTGGCTATTTTGGCTGCTGGTCCAGCAGTTGTTGAGCAGACAACGCACTTGACTGCATTCAGGGGATTTGCAGGAACGTCGATTCTTATTCTTGTTGGTTGCGCAACAGATACGGCTAGAAAAGTTCAAGCTGAGATCATATCTCAGAAgtacaagaacatagaattctaTGATTTCGACAAGTACTGA